The Streptomyces sp. NBC_01275 genome has a segment encoding these proteins:
- a CDS encoding carbohydrate ABC transporter permease produces the protein MEPDDAVPTARKVRRPKSARAGGQMHGGPIAYIILGVFTLVSLLPLVWTAIAASRDNNRLAENPPPFVFGSNLFHNLDVAWNDANLGKAFVNTTIVAGISAATVVFLSTIAGFAFAKLRFRGRGALMLIVIGTMMVPPQLSIIPMYMMVAKLEWTDQLQAVILPSLVSAFGVFFMRQYLIQALPDEIIEAARVDGASSWRVVWHVVFPAARPAMAVLGMLMFVQTWNDFLWPFLVLSQTGNPTVQVALAGLGRGYTPDQSLIMAGALLGTLPLLLVFAIFGKQIVGGIMQGAVKG, from the coding sequence GTGGAACCCGACGACGCCGTGCCGACGGCCCGGAAGGTGCGCCGGCCGAAGTCCGCGCGGGCCGGCGGGCAGATGCACGGCGGACCGATCGCCTACATCATCCTGGGCGTGTTCACCCTCGTCTCGCTGCTCCCGCTGGTGTGGACGGCGATCGCCGCGTCCCGCGACAACAACCGGCTGGCAGAGAACCCGCCGCCGTTCGTGTTCGGCTCCAACCTCTTCCACAACCTGGACGTGGCCTGGAACGACGCGAACCTGGGCAAGGCGTTCGTCAACACGACCATCGTGGCGGGGATTTCGGCGGCGACCGTCGTCTTCCTGTCGACGATCGCCGGATTCGCCTTCGCCAAGCTCCGGTTCCGGGGCCGGGGCGCGCTGATGCTGATCGTGATCGGCACGATGATGGTGCCGCCGCAGTTGAGCATCATCCCCATGTACATGATGGTCGCCAAGCTGGAGTGGACGGACCAGCTCCAGGCGGTGATCCTGCCGTCGCTGGTGAGCGCGTTCGGTGTGTTCTTCATGCGGCAGTACCTCATCCAGGCGCTGCCCGACGAGATCATCGAGGCGGCCCGGGTGGACGGCGCGAGCAGCTGGCGCGTGGTGTGGCACGTGGTGTTCCCCGCGGCGCGCCCGGCGATGGCGGTGCTCGGCATGCTGATGTTCGTCCAGACGTGGAACGACTTCCTGTGGCCGTTCCTGGTGCTGAGCCAGACCGGCAACCCGACCGTGCAGGTCGCGCTCGCCGGCCTCGGCCGCGGGTACACGCCCGACCAGTCCCTGATCATGGCGGGCGCGCTGCTGGGCACGCTGCCGCTGCTGCTGGTCTTCGCGATCTTCGGCAAGCAGATCGTGGGCGGCATCATGCAGGGCGCTGTGAAGGGCTGA
- a CDS encoding GPR1/FUN34/YaaH family transporter translates to MDNDVSAGSTGSTTVIAGRLALGVTLLAFGLGYTDLIDGVTAADAVSIAHYVGGVALFVAGLLALRDRDSATGTAYTVLGAFWFTWAVSSGAQVSDNAAGLFLLLFALVALSLTLAGGEPLAQGAHGLFFVSLVLLAVARFADSDSLTKAGGWFAVAAGAVAWYAATAALAHWPTAFSRRAARPGVTATG, encoded by the coding sequence GTGGACAACGACGTCTCTGCGGGAAGCACGGGAAGCACCACCGTGATCGCCGGCCGACTCGCCCTGGGCGTCACCCTGTTGGCCTTCGGCCTCGGGTACACCGATCTCATCGACGGCGTGACGGCGGCCGACGCCGTCTCCATCGCCCACTACGTCGGGGGCGTCGCGCTGTTCGTCGCCGGCCTGCTCGCCCTCCGGGACCGCGACTCGGCCACCGGCACCGCCTACACCGTCCTGGGCGCGTTCTGGTTCACCTGGGCCGTCTCCTCCGGGGCACAGGTCTCCGACAACGCCGCAGGGCTCTTCCTGCTCCTGTTCGCCCTCGTGGCGCTCTCCCTGACCCTCGCCGGCGGCGAGCCGCTCGCCCAGGGCGCGCACGGGCTGTTCTTCGTCTCGCTGGTGCTGCTGGCCGTCGCCCGCTTCGCCGACAGCGACAGCCTCACGAAGGCGGGCGGCTGGTTCGCCGTCGCGGCGGGGGCGGTCGCGTGGTACGCGGCGACGGCGGCGCTCGCGCACTGGCCTACGGCGTTTTCGCGACGGGCTGCCCGGCCCGGGGTGACGGCTACGGGTTGA
- a CDS encoding GNAT family N-acetyltransferase, which translates to MRSSAIPAEPISTARLALLPLRVAHAREMAAVLDDPALHTFIGGSPHPAEALRARYERLVAGSPDPGVGWCNWVLREGTCLVGTVQATVTDEGRLAEIAWVVGVPWQGRGLASEAARGLVGWLRQQGVRTVVAHIHPEHRASAAVAAAAGLSPTEEQQDGETRWRLDLPR; encoded by the coding sequence ATGCGGTCGTCCGCCATACCCGCCGAGCCGATCAGCACCGCCCGCCTCGCCCTCCTCCCCCTGCGCGTCGCACACGCGCGGGAGATGGCCGCCGTTCTCGACGATCCCGCGCTGCACACCTTCATCGGCGGCTCCCCCCACCCGGCCGAGGCGCTGCGGGCGCGCTACGAGCGGCTCGTCGCCGGGTCCCCGGATCCGGGCGTCGGCTGGTGCAACTGGGTGCTGCGGGAAGGGACTTGCCTGGTCGGCACCGTCCAGGCGACCGTCACGGACGAGGGGCGTCTCGCCGAGATCGCCTGGGTCGTCGGCGTCCCCTGGCAGGGCCGCGGACTCGCCTCCGAGGCGGCCCGGGGACTCGTCGGGTGGCTCCGGCAACAGGGCGTTCGTACGGTCGTGGCGCACATCCATCCCGAGCACCGGGCGTCGGCCGCCGTGGCCGCGGCGGCCGGACTGTCCCCGACGGAGGAACAGCAGGACGGCGAGACCAGATGGCGACTCGACCTGCCCCGCTGA
- a CDS encoding LacI family DNA-binding transcriptional regulator, producing the protein MASHGPRGRSGGRPTLEEVAARAGVGRGTVSRVINGSPRVSDATRAAVEAAVAELGYVPNTAARALAANRTDAIALVVPEPETRFFAEPYFSDMLRGVGAELADTEMQLLLIFAGSDRERRRLAQYLAAHRVDGVLLVSVHADDPLPDLLSQLEIPAVISGPRSAAETLPSVDSDNYGGARSAVEHLLSRGRTRIAHITGRLDVYGAQRRVDGYRDALRDAGHEVDEGLIELGDFTEEGGHRAMTDLLARTPSLDAVFAGSDVMAAGARQALREAGRRIPEDVALVGYDDSAIARHMDPPMTSVRQPIEEMGRRMLDLLLTEIADRRPAVSRGLEPRQVVLAAELVGRASS; encoded by the coding sequence ATGGCAAGCCACGGACCACGGGGGCGGAGCGGTGGTCGGCCGACCCTCGAAGAGGTGGCCGCACGCGCCGGCGTCGGCCGCGGCACCGTCTCCCGGGTGATCAACGGCTCGCCGAGAGTCAGCGACGCGACCCGCGCGGCCGTCGAGGCGGCGGTCGCGGAACTCGGCTACGTCCCCAACACGGCCGCCCGCGCCCTCGCCGCCAACCGCACGGACGCGATCGCCCTGGTCGTCCCCGAGCCGGAAACCCGTTTCTTCGCCGAACCGTACTTCTCGGACATGCTGCGCGGTGTGGGCGCGGAACTCGCCGACACCGAGATGCAGTTGCTGCTGATCTTCGCGGGTAGCGACCGCGAACGGCGAAGGCTCGCCCAGTACCTCGCGGCGCACCGCGTGGACGGCGTGCTGCTGGTCTCGGTCCACGCCGACGACCCGCTCCCCGACCTCCTCTCCCAGCTGGAGATCCCGGCGGTGATCAGCGGCCCGCGCTCGGCCGCGGAGACCCTCCCCTCCGTGGACTCCGACAACTACGGCGGCGCGCGTTCGGCGGTCGAGCATCTGCTGTCCCGCGGTCGCACCCGCATCGCCCACATCACCGGCCGCCTCGACGTCTACGGTGCTCAGCGGCGCGTCGACGGCTACCGCGACGCCCTGCGCGACGCGGGCCACGAGGTGGACGAGGGCCTCATCGAGCTGGGCGACTTCACCGAGGAGGGCGGCCACCGGGCGATGACGGACCTCCTCGCCCGCACCCCCTCCCTCGACGCGGTGTTCGCCGGCTCGGACGTGATGGCGGCCGGCGCCCGCCAGGCCCTGCGCGAGGCGGGCCGCCGCATCCCCGAGGACGTGGCCCTGGTCGGCTACGACGACTCGGCGATCGCCCGCCACATGGACCCGCCCATGACCAGCGTCCGTCAGCCCATAGAGGAGATGGGCCGCAGGATGCTGGACCTGCTGCTGACGGAGATCGCGGACCGCCGCCCGGCGGTGTCCCGGGGCCTGGAGCCGCGCCAGGTGGTGCTGGCCGCGGAGCTGGTGGGACGGGCTTCTTCCTAG
- a CDS encoding carbohydrate ABC transporter permease → MATRHDTAAPPAKEGGAAPGRPAAVPTEAEQRHRARLSRRWQRDKRWSPYAFVSPFFLLFVAFGLFPLIYTGWASLHQVELTSPTDMTWVGMRNYSRIFDDDFFWNAAKNTLTIGIISTVPQLLMAMGLAHILNYKLRASTFYRVAMLAPYATSIAAASLVFVLLFGRDYGMINWALHFVGIDAIDWQNDKWPSQIAVSSIIIWRWTGYNALIYLAAMQAIPQDLYESAALDGASRWKQFLHVTLPSLRPTILFTVVVSTIGASQVFGEPLLFDANKGASGGAEHQFQTLGLYLYEQGWVNQHLGRASAIAWTMFLILIVVGIVNYVISRRLRASS, encoded by the coding sequence ATGGCCACCCGCCACGACACCGCCGCGCCCCCCGCCAAGGAGGGGGGCGCGGCCCCGGGCCGCCCGGCCGCCGTTCCCACGGAGGCGGAGCAGCGGCATCGGGCCCGGCTGTCCCGCCGCTGGCAGCGGGACAAGCGCTGGAGTCCGTACGCCTTCGTCTCGCCGTTCTTCCTGCTGTTCGTCGCGTTCGGCCTGTTCCCGCTGATCTACACCGGCTGGGCGTCGCTGCACCAGGTGGAGCTGACCTCGCCCACCGACATGACATGGGTGGGGATGCGCAACTACTCGCGCATCTTCGACGACGACTTCTTCTGGAACGCGGCGAAGAACACCCTGACGATCGGGATCATCTCGACCGTTCCGCAGCTGCTGATGGCCATGGGCCTCGCCCACATCCTCAACTACAAGCTGCGCGCCTCGACCTTCTACCGGGTCGCGATGCTCGCGCCGTACGCGACCTCGATCGCGGCCGCCTCCCTGGTCTTCGTGCTGCTCTTCGGGCGCGACTACGGCATGATCAACTGGGCGCTGCACTTCGTCGGGATCGACGCGATCGACTGGCAGAACGACAAGTGGCCGTCGCAGATCGCCGTCTCGTCGATCATCATCTGGCGGTGGACCGGCTACAACGCGCTGATCTACCTGGCCGCGATGCAGGCGATCCCGCAGGACCTGTACGAGTCGGCGGCGCTGGACGGCGCGAGCCGCTGGAAGCAGTTCCTGCACGTGACGCTGCCGTCGCTGCGGCCGACGATCCTGTTCACGGTCGTCGTGTCGACGATCGGCGCCAGTCAGGTCTTCGGCGAGCCGCTGCTGTTCGACGCCAACAAGGGCGCGTCGGGCGGCGCGGAGCACCAGTTCCAGACGCTGGGCCTGTACCTGTACGAGCAGGGCTGGGTGAACCAGCACCTGGGCCGGGCCTCGGCCATCGCCTGGACGATGTTCCTGATCCTGATCGTGGTCGGCATCGTCAACTACGTCATCTCGCGCCGGCTGCGCGCCAGTAGTTAG
- the orn gene encoding oligoribonuclease gives MNDRMVWIDCEMTGLSLSEDALIEVAALVTDSELNILGDGVDIVVRPPDRALETMPDVVRQMHTTSGLLEELAGGTTLAEAEEQVLAYVKEHVKEPGKAPLCGNSVGTDRGFLLRDMPALEGYLHYRIVDVSSIKELARRWFPRAYFNSPEKNGNHRALADIRESIAELRYYREAVFVPQPGPDSDTAKAIAAKHVLPTH, from the coding sequence ATGAACGATCGCATGGTGTGGATCGACTGCGAGATGACCGGCCTCTCGCTGTCCGAAGACGCTCTCATCGAGGTGGCCGCCCTCGTCACCGACTCCGAGCTGAACATTCTCGGCGACGGTGTCGACATCGTCGTCCGGCCGCCGGACAGGGCACTGGAGACGATGCCGGACGTGGTGCGCCAGATGCACACCACGTCGGGGCTGCTCGAGGAGCTGGCCGGCGGGACGACGCTCGCCGAGGCCGAGGAGCAGGTGCTCGCGTATGTGAAGGAGCATGTGAAGGAGCCCGGGAAGGCGCCGCTGTGCGGCAACTCCGTGGGCACCGACCGCGGCTTCCTGCTGCGGGACATGCCGGCGCTGGAGGGCTACCTCCACTACCGCATCGTGGACGTCTCCTCGATCAAGGAGCTGGCCCGGCGCTGGTTCCCGCGGGCGTACTTCAACAGCCCCGAGAAGAACGGCAACCACCGCGCCCTCGCCGACATCCGCGAGTCCATCGCGGAACTGCGTTACTACCGCGAGGCCGTGTTCGTGCCCCAGCCCGGACCGGACTCCGACACCGCCAAGGCGATCGCCGCCAAGCACGTCCTGCCCACCCACTAG
- a CDS encoding helix-turn-helix domain-containing protein: MSHDSTAAPEAAARKLSGRRRKEIVAVLLFSGGPIFESSIPLSVFGIDRQDAGVPRYRLLVCGGEEGPLRTTGGLELTAPHGLEAISRAGTVVVPAWRSITSPPPEEALDALRRAHEEGARIVGLCTGAFVLAAAGLLDGRPATTHWMYAPTLAKRYPSVHVDPRELFVDDGDVLTSAGTAAGIDLCLHIVRTDHGNEAAGALARRLVVPPRRSGGQERYLDRSLPEEIGADPLAEVVAWALEHLHEQFDVETLAARAYMSRRTFDRRFRSLTGSAPLQWLITQRVLQAQRLLETSDYSVDEVAGRCGFRSPVALRGHFRRQLGSSPAAYRAAYRARRPQAERPTESEPREPAPSGAPTGPPSVLHPEGPGPVPPQLRRTASAGAVGSGSSLSDHGRDAYASRASLPGQRSGM; encoded by the coding sequence ATGAGCCACGACTCCACTGCCGCGCCGGAAGCCGCGGCCCGGAAACTTTCCGGGCGACGCCGCAAGGAGATCGTCGCGGTGCTGCTGTTCAGCGGCGGCCCCATCTTCGAGAGTTCCATTCCGCTGTCGGTGTTCGGGATTGACCGCCAGGACGCCGGCGTGCCGCGATATCGCCTGTTGGTGTGCGGCGGCGAAGAGGGTCCGCTACGCACCACAGGGGGCCTGGAACTCACCGCGCCACATGGCTTGGAAGCGATCTCGCGAGCGGGCACGGTCGTCGTACCGGCCTGGCGTTCGATCACTTCTCCGCCACCGGAGGAGGCGCTCGACGCGCTGCGCCGGGCGCACGAAGAGGGCGCCCGCATCGTGGGCCTGTGCACCGGCGCATTCGTGCTGGCTGCGGCGGGCCTGCTGGACGGCCGACCGGCCACGACCCACTGGATGTACGCACCGACGCTGGCCAAGCGCTATCCGTCGGTGCACGTGGATCCACGAGAACTCTTCGTGGACGACGGCGACGTACTGACGTCGGCGGGTACGGCGGCCGGAATCGATCTCTGTCTTCATATCGTGCGGACGGACCACGGCAACGAGGCGGCGGGCGCGCTGGCCCGGCGTCTGGTGGTCCCCCCGCGCCGATCGGGCGGCCAGGAGCGCTATCTCGACCGGTCTTTACCAGAGGAGATCGGCGCCGACCCGCTCGCCGAGGTCGTCGCCTGGGCGCTGGAGCATCTCCACGAGCAGTTCGACGTGGAGACGCTGGCCGCGCGCGCGTACATGAGCCGCCGGACGTTCGACCGTCGCTTCCGGTCCCTGACCGGCAGCGCACCGCTCCAGTGGCTGATCACCCAGCGCGTCCTGCAGGCGCAGCGCCTGCTGGAGACGTCGGACTACTCGGTGGACGAGGTCGCGGGCCGCTGCGGCTTCCGTTCGCCGGTGGCCCTGCGCGGCCACTTCCGCCGTCAGCTGGGCTCGTCCCCGGCCGCGTACCGGGCGGCGTACCGGGCCCGCAGGCCGCAGGCCGAACGCCCGACGGAGAGCGAGCCGCGGGAGCCGGCTCCTTCGGGCGCGCCGACGGGCCCGCCGTCGGTGCTGCATCCGGAGGGCCCGGGTCCGGTGCCGCCCCAGCTGAGGCGTACCGCCTCCGCGGGCGCGGTGGGTTCGGGATCGTCCCTGTCGGACCACGGCCGTGACGCGTACGCATCACGGGCGAGCCTGCCGGGGCAGCGCAGCGGCATGTGA
- a CDS encoding universal stress protein yields MAGHEFFEPADRKRPVADPTAAEPLAAEEARPSCDPAFKHGVVVGFDGSTSSERALAYAIGMAHRSRAGLIIVHVANRLPTTVWAGCEPPVFVDVPDHRTEVLGLELACAEYLAEVPWILVERGGDICHELEEVGREYEADAIVVGSTHGIVGRIFGSVAGRLAKRAKRPVIVIP; encoded by the coding sequence ATGGCCGGTCACGAATTCTTCGAACCCGCGGACCGCAAGCGGCCCGTCGCCGATCCCACGGCGGCCGAGCCCCTGGCGGCGGAAGAGGCACGCCCCTCCTGCGATCCCGCCTTCAAGCACGGTGTCGTCGTCGGCTTCGACGGCTCCACCTCCAGCGAACGCGCCCTGGCGTACGCGATCGGCATGGCCCACCGCTCCCGCGCGGGCCTGATCATCGTGCACGTGGCCAACCGGCTGCCCACCACGGTGTGGGCCGGCTGCGAGCCGCCGGTCTTCGTGGACGTGCCGGACCATCGCACCGAGGTGCTCGGTCTGGAGCTCGCCTGCGCGGAGTATCTCGCCGAGGTGCCCTGGATCCTGGTCGAGCGCGGCGGCGACATCTGCCATGAACTCGAAGAGGTGGGGCGGGAGTACGAGGCGGACGCGATCGTCGTCGGGTCCACGCACGGCATCGTGGGCCGGATCTTCGGCTCTGTCGCCGGACGGCTCGCCAAGCGGGCGAAGCGGCCTGTCATCGTGATTCCGTAA
- the glmS gene encoding glutamine--fructose-6-phosphate transaminase (isomerizing), giving the protein MCGIVGYIGKRDVAPLLLEGLQRLEYRGYDSAGIVVTSPKATGLKMVKAKGRVRDLEAKVPARFRGTTGIAHTRWATHGAPSDVNAHPHMSADLKVAVVHNGIIDNASDLRKKLEADGVEFLSETDTEVLVHLVARSQAEKLEDKVREALRVVEGTYGIAVMHADFNDRIVVARNGSPVVLGIGEKEMFVASDIAALVAHTRQIVTLDDGEMATLKADDFRTYTTEGTRTTAEPTTVEWEAASYDMGGHDTYMHKEIHEQADAVDRVLRGRIDDRFSTVHLGGLNLDAREARQIRRVKILGCGTSYHAGMIGAQMIEELARIPADAEPASEFRYRNAVVDPDTLYIAVSQSGETYDVLAAVQELKRKGARVLGVVNVVGSAIAREADGGVYVHAGPEVCVVSTKCFTNTTVAFALLALHLGRTRDLSVRDGKRIIEGLRKLPGQIAEILEQEAEIEKLAEQFAEARSMLFIGRVRGYPVAREASLKLKEVSYIHAEAYPASELKHGPLALIEPALPTVAIVPNDDLLEKNRAALEEIKARSGKILAVAHECQEKADQTIVVPKNEDELDPILMGIPLQLLAYYTAKALGRDIDKPRNLAKSVTVE; this is encoded by the coding sequence ATGTGCGGAATCGTCGGATACATCGGGAAGCGTGACGTCGCTCCCCTGCTCCTGGAGGGCCTGCAGCGCCTGGAGTACCGCGGGTACGACTCCGCGGGCATAGTCGTCACCTCCCCGAAGGCGACCGGCCTGAAGATGGTCAAGGCCAAGGGCCGGGTCCGCGACCTGGAGGCCAAGGTCCCGGCGCGCTTCAGGGGCACCACCGGCATCGCCCACACCCGCTGGGCCACCCACGGCGCCCCCTCCGACGTGAACGCCCACCCGCACATGTCGGCCGACCTCAAGGTCGCCGTCGTGCACAACGGCATCATCGACAACGCCTCCGACCTGCGCAAGAAGCTCGAGGCCGACGGCGTCGAGTTCCTCTCGGAGACCGACACCGAGGTCCTGGTCCACCTCGTCGCCCGCTCCCAGGCCGAGAAGCTCGAGGACAAGGTCCGCGAGGCGCTGCGCGTGGTCGAGGGCACGTACGGCATCGCCGTCATGCACGCCGACTTCAACGACCGCATCGTCGTCGCCCGCAACGGCTCCCCGGTCGTCCTCGGCATCGGCGAGAAGGAGATGTTCGTCGCCTCGGACATCGCCGCGCTGGTCGCCCACACCCGGCAGATAGTCACGCTGGACGACGGCGAGATGGCCACCCTCAAGGCCGACGACTTCCGCACCTACACCACCGAGGGCACCCGCACCACGGCCGAGCCGACCACCGTGGAGTGGGAGGCCGCCTCCTACGACATGGGCGGCCACGACACCTACATGCACAAGGAGATCCACGAGCAGGCCGACGCCGTGGACCGCGTGCTGCGCGGCCGCATCGACGACCGCTTCTCCACCGTGCACCTCGGCGGCCTCAACCTGGACGCCCGCGAGGCGCGTCAGATCCGCCGCGTGAAGATCCTCGGCTGCGGCACCTCGTACCACGCGGGCATGATCGGCGCGCAGATGATCGAGGAGCTGGCCCGCATCCCCGCGGACGCCGAGCCCGCGTCCGAGTTCCGCTACCGCAACGCGGTCGTCGACCCCGACACCCTGTACATCGCCGTCTCGCAGTCCGGTGAGACGTACGACGTGCTGGCCGCCGTCCAGGAGCTGAAGCGCAAGGGCGCGCGGGTGCTGGGCGTGGTCAACGTGGTCGGCTCGGCGATCGCCCGCGAGGCCGACGGCGGTGTGTACGTGCACGCCGGCCCCGAGGTCTGCGTGGTCTCCACCAAGTGCTTCACCAACACCACGGTCGCCTTCGCGCTGCTCGCCCTGCACCTGGGCCGCACCCGCGACCTGTCCGTGCGCGACGGCAAGCGGATCATCGAGGGTCTGCGCAAGCTGCCCGGCCAGATCGCCGAGATCCTGGAGCAGGAGGCGGAGATCGAGAAGCTGGCGGAGCAGTTCGCCGAGGCCCGCTCGATGCTCTTCATCGGCCGCGTCCGGGGCTACCCGGTGGCCCGTGAGGCCTCCCTGAAGCTCAAGGAGGTCTCCTACATCCACGCCGAGGCCTACCCGGCCTCCGAGCTCAAGCACGGCCCGCTGGCCCTCATCGAGCCCGCGCTGCCGACGGTCGCGATCGTCCCGAACGACGACCTGCTGGAGAAGAACCGCGCGGCCCTGGAGGAGATCAAGGCCCGCAGCGGCAAGATCCTCGCCGTGGCGCACGAGTGCCAGGAGAAGGCCGACCAGACGATCGTCGTCCCCAAGAACGAGGACGAGCTCGACCCCATCCTCATGGGCATCCCCCTCCAGCTCCTCGCCTACTACACGGCCAAGGCCCTCGGCCGAGACATCGACAAGCCGAGGAACCTGGCGAAGTCGGTGACGGTCGAGTAG
- a CDS encoding ABC transporter substrate-binding protein — MRARTRTTRRVVVLAAVASLGAGLLAGCADDGKDSASDDSSSGGGKGQTTITLGLFGTFGFKEAGLYTEYEKLHPDIKIAENVTEKNENYYPALVNHLTTNSGLMDVQAIEVGNIAEVVATQAAKFEDMSKVSGVDKSQWLDWKWSQATSKDGQTIGLGTDVGPMALCYRKDLFEAAGLPTDREKVGALWAGDWNKFITAGEQYKEKAKAGTFFMDSPGGLLNAILSSEKEKFYDSSGEIIYKTNPAVKAAFDLSAKAAEEGLVQAQSQFTPAWNTTIAQSKFATIACPPWMLGTIKGNAKAEDAGKWDVAVAPKSGNWGGSFLGVPKSGKHVKEAEELVKWLTAPEQQAKLFKVQGNFPSAPSTYTMAEVTGAKNAMTGDSPVGTVFSEAAKTAPVQVIGPKDQIIQQGLSDNGVFLVTKGKSAAEAWSTATKTIDNNLDK; from the coding sequence ATGCGAGCACGTACCCGAACCACCCGCCGGGTGGTGGTCCTCGCGGCCGTCGCGTCGCTGGGCGCCGGGCTGCTGGCCGGCTGTGCCGACGACGGCAAGGACAGCGCTTCCGACGATTCCTCGTCGGGCGGAGGCAAGGGCCAGACGACGATCACGCTGGGCCTGTTCGGCACCTTCGGCTTCAAGGAGGCCGGTCTCTACACCGAGTACGAGAAGCTCCACCCCGACATCAAGATCGCCGAGAACGTCACGGAGAAGAACGAGAACTACTACCCGGCGCTCGTCAACCACCTCACCACCAACAGCGGCCTGATGGACGTCCAGGCCATCGAAGTGGGCAACATCGCCGAGGTCGTGGCCACCCAGGCGGCCAAGTTCGAGGACATGTCGAAGGTCTCGGGCGTCGACAAGAGCCAATGGCTGGACTGGAAGTGGTCGCAGGCCACCTCCAAGGACGGCCAGACGATCGGCCTCGGCACCGACGTCGGCCCGATGGCCCTCTGCTACCGCAAGGACCTCTTCGAGGCGGCCGGTCTGCCCACCGACCGCGAGAAGGTCGGCGCGCTGTGGGCGGGCGACTGGAACAAGTTCATCACCGCCGGCGAGCAGTACAAGGAGAAGGCCAAGGCGGGCACGTTCTTCATGGACTCCCCCGGCGGTCTGCTCAACGCCATCCTCAGCAGTGAGAAGGAGAAGTTCTACGACTCCTCCGGCGAGATCATCTACAAGACGAACCCGGCCGTGAAGGCCGCGTTCGACCTGAGCGCGAAGGCCGCCGAGGAGGGCCTGGTCCAGGCCCAGTCCCAGTTCACGCCGGCCTGGAACACGACGATCGCCCAGAGCAAGTTCGCCACCATCGCCTGCCCGCCGTGGATGCTCGGCACCATCAAGGGCAACGCGAAGGCCGAGGACGCCGGCAAGTGGGACGTGGCCGTCGCGCCCAAGTCCGGCAACTGGGGCGGCTCCTTCCTGGGCGTGCCCAAGAGCGGCAAGCACGTGAAGGAGGCCGAGGAGCTCGTCAAGTGGCTGACCGCGCCCGAGCAGCAGGCGAAGCTCTTCAAGGTGCAGGGCAACTTCCCGAGCGCGCCGAGCACGTACACGATGGCGGAGGTGACCGGCGCCAAGAACGCGATGACCGGTGACTCGCCGGTCGGCACGGTCTTCTCCGAGGCCGCCAAGACCGCCCCGGTGCAGGTGATCGGCCCGAAGGACCAGATCATCCAGCAGGGCCTGTCCGACAACGGCGTCTTCCTCGTGACGAAGGGCAAGTCGGCGGCGGAGGCCTGGTCCACGGCCACCAAGACCATCGACAACAACCTGGACAAGTGA